A single window of Halobacillus naozhouensis DNA harbors:
- a CDS encoding AAA family ATPase, protein MDESVLKHWTSLDMVPPITEIEALRLMDAETDLEQDIKARLYIVLAYYRMQRHQDKDPLADQFIEEARVIQPDNPLVRDLYESIQLLRAYRILKDTSYEQWLLHETDHDSTKGKKARVMYSDVDMVQQQWDEELATKTLIDATSHRLKLYQEVYEHLSVLKAILTEALDSIEHRRIQIPVKQVNEKTRKLSEYQDELYRHLPSFLTLSVDVNPIESLKNMVGLHDVKKYMKRYYQFLKYQQQRRSFGFSMVDDPGLHMIITGNPGTGKTTIARLLANIYYDLGILDTRDVVEVNRSHLVGSYVGQSEENTLNYVQQAIGGVLFIDEAYSLKREGQTGNDYGQAVIDTLVSAMTGKEYGGKFAVILAGYPEEMRQFLWSNTGLRSRFPEQNHIELPDYQMDELLEIAESIALENDFFFTEKALRLFETLIEKERVDDSFGNARTVRNLVLKTIFQKGASEQLEDKHHWLDHMRIKEEDLSFDNNLDEASTSPMERLQSLIGLNNVKEEVRKLSAFVRSQQKRKERGYPVVPIQLHSVFSGNPGTGKTTVADIYAQVLKECGLLKRGHVVVVSRSDLVAGYVGQTAIKTKRKIREALGGVLFIDEAYGLYNGGRDDFGKEAIETLVDEMTRHNENLVVILAGYQQEMKQLIASNPGLSSRFKKYLLFPDYNEQELLDMLMYQTSQYRYGLADDVEPYLLNQFQSHTIEGNGRFINNLVNEAIQYQAIRLMEEEGDGWNTLTLNDLTNAWHNVRKES, encoded by the coding sequence ATGGATGAATCCGTCCTGAAACATTGGACAAGTCTGGATATGGTACCTCCCATTACAGAAATTGAAGCATTGCGTCTGATGGATGCTGAGACCGATCTTGAACAGGACATCAAAGCCCGTCTTTATATCGTGCTCGCCTATTATCGCATGCAGCGTCATCAAGACAAGGATCCTCTTGCTGATCAGTTTATTGAGGAAGCGAGGGTAATTCAACCTGATAATCCATTAGTTCGTGATCTATATGAATCCATTCAGCTGTTAAGAGCTTATCGAATCTTGAAAGATACGTCTTATGAACAATGGCTGCTCCACGAAACAGATCACGATTCTACTAAAGGAAAAAAAGCACGAGTTATGTACAGTGATGTGGATATGGTTCAGCAACAATGGGATGAAGAGCTCGCCACTAAAACTCTTATTGATGCAACTAGTCATAGACTTAAACTTTATCAAGAAGTGTATGAGCACTTATCAGTGTTAAAGGCTATTTTGACAGAGGCTCTCGATTCCATTGAGCACCGCCGGATTCAGATTCCGGTCAAACAAGTAAATGAAAAGACGAGAAAGCTTAGTGAATACCAGGATGAATTGTATCGACATTTACCGTCATTTTTAACACTCTCTGTCGATGTTAATCCAATTGAGTCGCTTAAGAACATGGTAGGTTTGCATGACGTAAAAAAATATATGAAGAGATACTATCAATTTTTAAAATATCAACAGCAGCGCCGGAGCTTTGGTTTCTCAATGGTGGATGACCCCGGTCTTCACATGATTATTACAGGAAATCCCGGCACAGGGAAAACGACGATCGCTCGCTTACTTGCTAACATTTACTACGATCTAGGTATACTTGATACGAGAGATGTAGTTGAGGTTAACCGTTCCCATCTCGTCGGTTCATATGTAGGCCAAAGTGAAGAAAATACGCTGAATTATGTCCAACAGGCAATCGGCGGTGTTTTATTTATTGATGAAGCCTATAGTTTGAAGAGAGAAGGGCAAACAGGGAACGACTATGGTCAGGCAGTTATAGATACACTTGTATCCGCGATGACGGGCAAGGAATATGGCGGGAAATTTGCTGTTATTCTAGCTGGGTACCCGGAAGAAATGCGTCAATTTCTATGGTCCAATACAGGTCTTCGGAGCAGGTTTCCAGAGCAGAATCATATCGAGCTTCCAGATTATCAAATGGATGAGCTGCTTGAAATTGCTGAATCGATCGCTCTTGAGAATGACTTCTTTTTTACAGAAAAGGCGCTACGGTTATTTGAAACACTCATAGAAAAAGAACGAGTCGATGATTCATTTGGCAATGCGCGAACGGTGCGTAATCTTGTATTAAAAACCATTTTCCAAAAGGGTGCCTCTGAACAATTAGAGGATAAGCACCACTGGCTTGATCATATGAGGATTAAAGAGGAAGATTTAAGCTTTGATAACAATCTGGACGAAGCATCAACGTCACCTATGGAACGTCTACAGTCGTTAATTGGTTTAAATAATGTCAAAGAAGAAGTGAGAAAACTCTCGGCATTTGTACGCTCCCAACAAAAAAGGAAAGAGCGAGGCTATCCAGTTGTACCGATTCAACTTCATTCCGTGTTTTCTGGAAACCCCGGCACAGGGAAAACAACCGTTGCAGATATTTATGCTCAGGTTTTAAAGGAATGTGGTTTGTTAAAGAGGGGCCATGTTGTGGTCGTCTCAAGAAGTGATCTCGTTGCCGGCTATGTGGGGCAAACAGCGATCAAGACGAAGCGAAAAATCCGTGAAGCGTTAGGTGGAGTACTGTTTATTGATGAGGCTTATGGATTATATAATGGCGGGCGGGATGATTTTGGCAAAGAAGCCATAGAAACCTTAGTTGATGAGATGACCCGTCATAATGAGAACCTCGTTGTTATATTAGCTGGCTATCAGCAAGAGATGAAGCAACTGATTGCCAGTAATCCAGGACTATCATCACGATTTAAAAAGTATTTATTATTTCCGGATTATAATGAACAGGAACTGTTAGATATGTTAATGTATCAAACTTCGCAGTATAGGTACGGACTGGCTGATGACGTTGAACCCTATTTATTAAATCAGTTTCAATCACACACGATAGAGGGGAATGGCCGGTTTATCAATAATCTAGTAAATGAAGCGATTCAATACCAGGCCATTCGTTTAATGGAAGAAGAAGGCGATGGCTGGAATACGTTAACGTTGAATGATCTAACAAATGCATGGCACAACGTTCGGAAGGAGTCATAA
- a CDS encoding TlpA family protein disulfide reductase: protein MGKQIGAGLFLVVLLGMVVFNMVTEEEKDPAEGEAEEYNVSGDPSQEGTAITPPNAPDGLEVGEKAPNFTLKTLDGETLSLSDLRGEKVMLNFWATWCPPCREEMPRMERFHQKYGDEIKIVAVNATGSESSIKKVKNYIQEGGYTFPVVLDKELKVNNDYQAIALPTTYFIGTDGVIQQPRKVGPMSYEYMVKMMNALN, encoded by the coding sequence ATGGGAAAACAAATCGGTGCGGGGCTTTTTTTGGTTGTACTACTAGGGATGGTCGTTTTTAATATGGTTACGGAAGAAGAGAAGGACCCTGCTGAAGGTGAGGCTGAAGAATATAATGTTTCAGGTGATCCTTCACAAGAGGGTACAGCCATCACCCCGCCTAATGCACCTGACGGCCTTGAAGTCGGCGAGAAGGCACCAAATTTTACATTAAAGACACTTGATGGAGAAACGTTAAGTTTATCTGATTTACGCGGCGAAAAAGTAATGTTGAACTTCTGGGCAACATGGTGTCCGCCATGCCGTGAAGAAATGCCGAGGATGGAAAGATTTCATCAAAAATACGGTGATGAGATAAAGATTGTCGCTGTAAATGCAACTGGGTCGGAAAGCAGTATAAAAAAAGTGAAAAACTATATTCAGGAAGGCGGCTACACTTTTCCAGTAGTCTTAGATAAGGAACTGAAAGTAAATAACGATTATCAAGCTATTGCCCTTCCGACAACGTACTTTATTGGAACAGACGGGGTCATTCAACAGCCACGTAAAGTGGGTCCGATGAGCTACGAATACATGGTGAAAATGATGAATGCGTTAAATTAG
- a CDS encoding stalk domain-containing protein — MNRKRKVWLWCFVGCLMLLGAIIWLYPFPSHEKVEFSSDKHSLFYEGKRSEVHGIMKDDRLYIPVEYIRQDLNKPVVYDQKSESMIMTTAQNVYQITVEEPFYKKNDRLIELSYQAGLETDGDRWIAAEFLQNIYALSVRTYPNGAVHIFPQGFEKKSAEIKSGTEEYGLAVRSEPTVTSSYYTSLQGLDKVTVLQASQMVLILT; from the coding sequence ATGAATCGCAAAAGGAAAGTATGGCTCTGGTGTTTTGTTGGATGTTTGATGCTGCTCGGTGCCATCATTTGGTTATATCCCTTCCCTTCTCACGAAAAGGTTGAGTTTTCCTCTGATAAGCACTCTTTGTTTTATGAAGGAAAGCGCTCGGAAGTTCATGGGATAATGAAAGATGACCGCCTTTACATCCCTGTTGAATATATCCGGCAGGATTTGAATAAACCTGTCGTTTATGATCAGAAAAGTGAGTCAATGATCATGACCACCGCACAAAATGTTTATCAAATTACCGTTGAGGAGCCGTTTTATAAAAAGAATGATAGATTAATAGAACTTTCTTACCAAGCTGGTCTCGAAACGGATGGAGATCGCTGGATAGCTGCGGAATTTCTTCAAAATATATATGCTTTATCTGTTAGGACATATCCAAATGGCGCTGTCCATATCTTTCCTCAAGGGTTTGAAAAGAAATCTGCAGAGATTAAATCAGGTACAGAAGAGTATGGACTAGCTGTCAGAAGTGAACCTACTGTAACGTCATCCTATTATACCAGTCTGCAAGGATTAGACAAGGTTACCGTTCTCCAGGCTTCTCAAATGGTTTTGATCCTGACCTAA
- a CDS encoding HesB/YadR/YfhF family protein translates to MNLVVTEDAAKWYEDELEINEETSIRFYVRYGGVGGLQPGFSLAIREDDMKDPIATAKVNHIEYFIEKDDEWYFDQHSLKVSLDEKWDEPKFSYEK, encoded by the coding sequence ATGAATTTAGTTGTAACAGAAGATGCAGCCAAATGGTATGAGGATGAATTAGAAATCAATGAGGAAACATCCATACGCTTTTATGTTCGCTATGGTGGAGTTGGCGGTTTACAGCCAGGATTTTCATTGGCTATTCGCGAAGATGACATGAAAGATCCTATCGCCACGGCGAAAGTGAACCATATTGAATACTTTATTGAAAAAGATGATGAATGGTATTTTGATCAGCATTCACTAAAAGTTTCCTTAGACGAAAAATGGGATGAACCTAAATTTAGTTACGAAAAATAA
- the plsY gene encoding glycerol-3-phosphate 1-O-acyltransferase PlsY, translated as MEYVIYIIIAYLLGSIPSGLLVGKLGFGIDIREHGSGNLGGTNTFRVLGIKAGLLVTSADMLKGTFATALPFIMGADIITLVIGIFAVIGHMYPLFAGFKGGKAVATSGGVILGINPLIFIIMLATFFLVLYISKYVSLSSMITGIVSVVVSILFQDYGLTILIALFTLFVIYRHLANIKRIINKTEPKITWM; from the coding sequence ATGGAGTACGTCATTTACATCATCATAGCCTATTTACTTGGATCCATACCCTCAGGTCTGCTTGTTGGTAAACTAGGCTTCGGTATCGATATTCGTGAACACGGAAGCGGCAATCTTGGAGGAACTAATACTTTTCGCGTATTAGGCATTAAAGCAGGCTTGCTCGTGACCAGTGCGGATATGTTAAAAGGAACATTTGCCACGGCACTCCCCTTTATTATGGGCGCCGATATTATCACTCTGGTAATTGGAATATTTGCTGTAATAGGTCATATGTATCCACTGTTTGCAGGATTTAAAGGCGGGAAAGCAGTCGCGACTTCAGGTGGAGTCATATTAGGAATTAATCCGCTCATTTTTATTATTATGTTAGCAACATTCTTCCTCGTCCTGTATATTAGCAAGTATGTGTCACTATCTTCCATGATTACTGGAATTGTCTCGGTGGTCGTTTCTATTTTATTTCAGGACTATGGGTTAACCATTCTCATTGCTCTATTTACATTGTTCGTAATCTATCGCCACCTGGCAAACATCAAACGGATTATAAACAAAACAGAACCAAAAATAACTTGGATGTGA
- a CDS encoding FbpB family small basic protein, protein MRRRQNISYTERVRENIRLIKEDEKLLDQIEERIEQRHRKRMKQIPS, encoded by the coding sequence ATGAGAAGAAGACAAAATATATCCTACACTGAACGAGTCCGGGAAAATATTCGTTTAATTAAAGAAGATGAAAAGTTATTAGACCAAATCGAAGAAAGAATTGAACAGCGACATCGTAAACGTATGAAGCAGATCCCTTCATAA
- a CDS encoding ABC transporter permease/substrate-binding protein encodes MNTFIEVFQQRQDVLYEKIWEHLQISIIALVIATLISVPLGLLLTRNQRVAEPIIGVTAIMQTIPSLAVLAFLIPFFGIGKTPAIIALSAYGLLPIIRNTYTGIKEVSPALKEAATGMGMSSFRRLSKVELPLAMPVIMAGIRTSMVLIVGTTTIAALIGAGGLGDLILLGLDRGGDINLILLGAIPAALLAILLDFILRLFERTSAKSGFRSLVSLLVIAALIAVGPLAFGGKAQNDLVVGGKLGSEPAILANMYKLLIEEETDLNVGLQTNLGKTDLVFSALQEGSIDIYPEFTGTALVTLLGQQAKSNNPEEVYQQAKKGMAEEFNMAYLKPMQFNNTYAVATTQELAEQYNLETIGDLKPIEEQISAGFTLEFKDREDGYQGMKEVYNLNFGEVITMDPGLRQGAISSGEVDIIDAYATAGYMIDLNLKVLDDPKNLFPPYQGAPLMRQETLDKYPQLDEVLNQLAGKITGDQMRQMNYEVSFEDREPEQVAREYLISEGLLEE; translated from the coding sequence ATGAATACTTTTATCGAAGTGTTTCAACAAAGACAAGATGTTTTATACGAGAAAATTTGGGAGCATTTGCAGATTTCTATTATTGCCCTGGTTATTGCTACTTTAATTTCGGTACCGCTAGGGTTGCTGTTAACAAGAAATCAGCGGGTTGCTGAGCCTATTATAGGGGTCACGGCCATCATGCAGACGATCCCGAGTCTGGCTGTATTAGCTTTTTTGATTCCTTTTTTCGGAATAGGTAAAACGCCAGCGATCATTGCTTTATCAGCTTATGGACTGTTACCGATTATAAGGAATACGTACACAGGAATTAAAGAGGTCAGTCCGGCCTTGAAAGAAGCCGCTACAGGGATGGGAATGAGCTCGTTTAGAAGGCTTTCGAAAGTAGAGCTCCCGTTAGCTATGCCTGTAATTATGGCAGGTATTCGAACATCAATGGTTTTGATTGTCGGAACCACTACGATTGCAGCATTGATCGGAGCTGGCGGATTGGGTGACTTGATTCTGCTCGGCCTTGACCGCGGCGGTGATATCAACTTAATTTTATTAGGTGCGATTCCAGCAGCATTACTTGCCATTTTATTAGATTTTATCCTGCGTTTATTTGAACGAACATCAGCTAAATCTGGCTTTAGGTCACTTGTGAGTTTACTTGTCATTGCAGCTTTAATTGCTGTAGGCCCGTTAGCCTTTGGAGGAAAAGCACAAAATGATTTAGTCGTCGGTGGAAAGCTCGGTTCAGAGCCTGCCATCCTGGCTAATATGTATAAATTATTGATTGAGGAAGAGACGGATTTAAACGTTGGGTTACAGACAAATTTAGGGAAAACGGATTTGGTCTTTAGTGCCTTGCAAGAAGGAAGTATTGATATTTATCCTGAATTTACAGGAACTGCGCTTGTTACTTTATTAGGTCAACAAGCGAAAAGTAATAACCCTGAGGAAGTCTATCAGCAGGCTAAAAAAGGTATGGCTGAAGAATTTAACATGGCCTATTTGAAGCCGATGCAATTTAATAACACGTATGCGGTCGCCACAACTCAAGAATTGGCTGAGCAATATAACCTTGAAACCATAGGTGATCTCAAGCCAATTGAAGAGCAAATCAGCGCTGGCTTTACCCTCGAATTTAAAGATAGGGAGGATGGCTACCAAGGAATGAAAGAAGTTTATAATCTTAACTTTGGCGAAGTGATTACTATGGACCCTGGTTTAAGACAAGGAGCCATTTCCAGCGGAGAAGTAGACATTATCGATGCTTACGCAACCGCTGGATATATGATCGATCTAAACTTAAAAGTCTTAGATGATCCTAAGAACTTATTTCCGCCATATCAAGGTGCGCCACTAATGAGGCAGGAAACACTTGATAAGTACCCACAGCTTGATGAAGTCCTGAACCAGTTAGCCGGTAAGATTACAGGTGATCAGATGCGCCAAATGAACTATGAGGTAAGTTTTGAAGATCGTGAACCTGAACAAGTGGCACGTGAATATCTTATCAGTGAAGGACTATTGGAAGAATAA
- the yidD gene encoding membrane protein insertion efficiency factor YidD produces MKYILIGPITFYRKFISPMTPPTCRFQPTCSEYSLESLRRFGLLKGTYLTLRRLLKCHPFHKGGFDPVPLKDHRSKRESER; encoded by the coding sequence ATGAAGTATATCTTAATCGGTCCCATCACGTTTTACCGCAAGTTTATCAGTCCGATGACACCACCTACTTGCCGTTTTCAACCGACTTGTTCAGAATATAGTCTTGAGTCTCTAAGACGATTTGGTTTGTTAAAAGGTACTTACTTGACGCTCCGGCGCTTGCTGAAATGCCACCCCTTTCATAAAGGAGGCTTTGATCCAGTTCCACTCAAAGATCATCGCAGTAAGAGAGAGTCTGAACGTTAA
- a CDS encoding ABC transporter ATP-binding protein — MITFKDVTKTYPDGTTAIKSIQLEVQEGELLVLIGPSGCGKTTTMKMVNRLIEPTEGSIMIHNKDIREYSIHELRWNIGYVLQQIALFPHMTIEENISIVPEMKKWKKQALSERIDELLNMVGLDPATYRKRKPSELSGGQQQRIGVLRALAADPDIILMDEPFSALDPISREQLQKDIRQLQQEIKKTIIFVTHDIDEAMAIGDRVCLMREGEIVQLDQPQNLILHPANSFVEDFIGEKKSPWQTAIDVIIDQAKPQVYTVDDYVTGKIPQEGTFAIKSNKGQFTFGLHHGEKVDLPVLSHDMSLREATQAFEDVDYPLLPVVQNGELIGTLSYKDMVLHLKKQIKADNGVVRT, encoded by the coding sequence ATGATTACGTTTAAGGATGTGACGAAAACATATCCTGATGGCACCACAGCCATTAAATCTATTCAATTAGAAGTACAGGAAGGAGAATTATTAGTCCTGATTGGGCCGAGCGGATGTGGTAAAACAACGACGATGAAAATGGTTAATCGTTTAATAGAACCTACAGAAGGGTCTATCATGATACATAACAAGGATATTAGGGAGTATAGTATTCACGAGCTCCGCTGGAATATTGGTTATGTACTTCAACAGATTGCTCTGTTTCCGCACATGACGATAGAGGAGAATATCTCCATCGTTCCCGAAATGAAAAAATGGAAGAAACAAGCCTTATCGGAGCGAATCGATGAATTATTAAATATGGTAGGATTAGACCCTGCCACCTATAGAAAGCGTAAGCCAAGTGAACTATCCGGCGGGCAGCAGCAGCGGATCGGTGTACTGCGCGCTTTAGCAGCCGATCCTGATATCATTCTGATGGACGAGCCGTTCAGTGCACTCGATCCGATCAGCAGGGAACAGCTGCAGAAAGACATTAGACAATTGCAGCAGGAGATTAAAAAAACGATTATTTTCGTCACCCATGACATTGACGAAGCGATGGCAATCGGGGATCGTGTTTGTTTAATGAGAGAGGGGGAGATCGTTCAGCTTGATCAGCCTCAGAACTTGATTTTACACCCAGCAAATTCGTTCGTTGAGGACTTTATAGGGGAAAAGAAATCTCCCTGGCAAACAGCGATTGATGTCATCATCGACCAAGCAAAGCCACAAGTATACACGGTAGACGACTATGTAACAGGGAAAATTCCGCAAGAAGGAACGTTTGCTATTAAATCCAACAAAGGCCAGTTTACATTTGGGCTTCATCATGGCGAGAAAGTAGATCTCCCTGTGCTAAGTCATGATATGTCACTGCGAGAAGCCACCCAAGCTTTTGAGGACGTGGATTACCCGCTGCTCCCTGTAGTCCAAAACGGGGAATTAATTGGAACGCTTTCTTATAAGGATATGGTGCTTCACCTCAAGAAACAAATTAAAGCAGACAACGGGGTGGTACGCACATGA
- a CDS encoding glycosyl hydrolase family 18 protein: MIHQLLRLAKENNLDGINLDFENVYEEDGEWFTQFVRELTPRAHNQGLVISVDITFISNSNQWSEFYERAELAEAADFLIVMAYDQHWATSPQAGSVASLQWVEQNLQELLEVVPNEHLLLGIPLYTRLWEENNGEVSSTALTMEEAERWVKEKGLTLELAGSTGQEYVQATIDGTTYKMWLENETSLGKRIGLMEKYKLAGIASWSIYFADQEAWEFINEQLYKK, encoded by the coding sequence ATGATTCACCAGCTGTTGCGTCTGGCAAAAGAGAATAACCTGGATGGGATTAATTTGGATTTTGAAAATGTCTATGAGGAAGATGGGGAATGGTTTACACAATTTGTAAGGGAACTCACACCTCGAGCTCACAATCAAGGATTAGTTATATCAGTAGATATTACGTTCATTTCAAACAGCAATCAATGGTCAGAATTTTATGAGCGCGCTGAGCTCGCAGAAGCAGCTGACTTCTTAATCGTAATGGCTTATGACCAGCACTGGGCTACTTCCCCTCAAGCAGGCAGTGTAGCCAGTCTTCAATGGGTGGAACAAAATTTGCAAGAATTACTTGAGGTCGTGCCAAATGAACACCTTCTCTTAGGTATCCCTTTATATACTCGATTGTGGGAGGAAAACAATGGGGAAGTAAGTTCTACTGCTTTAACAATGGAAGAGGCTGAACGCTGGGTGAAAGAGAAAGGTCTAACACTTGAGTTAGCTGGGTCAACCGGTCAGGAATATGTACAGGCGACAATCGATGGTACCACTTATAAAATGTGGCTGGAGAATGAAACATCCTTGGGAAAACGGATAGGTCTCATGGAAAAATACAAGTTGGCGGGGATTGCCTCATGGAGCATTTATTTTGCTGATCAAGAGGCATGGGAATTTATTAACGAGCAATTATATAAAAAGTGA
- the folE2 gene encoding GTP cyclohydrolase FolE2 translates to MNQTELNKNKQLPSKKERHKLFGSVDPGPRTKPEQKEKMVDLQNSKKDFLFNIDMVGISNVKHPIQIPSQLVPQIQTTIGTFTFGSSIAQGSKGTNMSRFTEQLDKYHHEGFAIDIETLKKFTKELAGRLKQEDAEVEVSFPWFFERKGPYSDLAGMNHADATIKVLYDHTTGYDVTVELTGKITTLCPCSKEISEYSAHNQRGNVSMSVKLTEDFDEQQIDWKAALLEAAESNASARIHPVLKRPDEKMVTEQAYENPRFVEDIVRLVAADLYEYSFVEAFEVSCRNEESIHLHDAVATLSYDKKQEKTR, encoded by the coding sequence ATGAACCAAACTGAATTGAATAAAAACAAACAACTCCCTTCAAAGAAGGAACGACATAAACTTTTCGGCTCTGTGGATCCAGGTCCCCGTACAAAACCTGAACAAAAAGAGAAGATGGTTGATTTACAAAACTCCAAAAAAGATTTCTTATTTAACATCGACATGGTAGGTATTTCCAATGTAAAGCACCCCATTCAAATTCCGAGTCAGCTTGTCCCGCAAATTCAAACGACGATTGGAACATTCACCTTTGGCTCATCGATCGCTCAAGGAAGCAAAGGAACCAATATGAGCCGCTTTACTGAGCAGCTCGATAAGTATCATCATGAAGGATTTGCTATTGATATTGAGACATTGAAGAAGTTTACAAAAGAACTGGCTGGTCGCTTGAAACAGGAAGATGCAGAAGTTGAGGTATCTTTCCCATGGTTTTTTGAAAGAAAAGGACCCTATTCTGACTTAGCTGGAATGAACCATGCCGATGCCACGATCAAAGTACTCTACGATCACACTACTGGATATGATGTGACGGTTGAACTGACTGGTAAAATAACTACGCTATGCCCTTGCTCTAAAGAGATTAGTGAATATAGTGCTCATAACCAGCGCGGCAATGTGTCGATGAGTGTAAAACTTACTGAAGACTTTGATGAACAGCAGATCGATTGGAAAGCTGCTTTACTGGAAGCGGCTGAAAGCAATGCTAGTGCGAGGATCCACCCCGTATTAAAACGACCGGACGAGAAAATGGTCACAGAGCAAGCTTATGAGAACCCTCGCTTTGTTGAAGATATCGTCCGTCTTGTTGCCGCTGATTTGTATGAGTACAGCTTTGTTGAGGCTTTTGAAGTGAGCTGTCGTAATGAAGAATCCATTCATTTACATGACGCAGTTGCCACTTTAAGTTATGATAAAAAACAAGAAAAGACTCGTTAG
- a CDS encoding acyl-CoA thioesterase, protein MKQNRTTIKVRYQETDMMGVVYHANYLVWFEMGRTAFIEDLGFKYHEIEQQGVYSPVVDVSIHYKKPVRYGDDVHVLTWVEEYDGLRITYGYEVRHEGGEVAVKGTTKHVIVKQDSFRPVSIRRSFPEWHEAYLQAMEPQA, encoded by the coding sequence ATGAAACAGAACAGGACTACCATTAAGGTTCGCTATCAGGAAACAGATATGATGGGGGTCGTGTACCATGCCAATTACTTAGTGTGGTTTGAGATGGGACGAACGGCATTTATTGAAGATCTAGGCTTTAAGTATCATGAAATTGAACAGCAGGGGGTTTACTCCCCGGTAGTTGATGTCTCGATCCATTATAAAAAACCCGTTCGTTATGGTGATGATGTTCACGTGTTAACATGGGTAGAAGAGTATGACGGACTGCGAATCACATATGGCTATGAAGTGAGACACGAAGGTGGGGAAGTAGCTGTAAAAGGAACGACTAAGCATGTGATTGTAAAGCAGGACAGCTTCCGTCCGGTTTCGATTCGTAGAAGTTTCCCGGAGTGGCATGAAGCCTACCTTCAAGCCATGGAGCCACAAGCGTAA
- a CDS encoding CoA-binding protein yields the protein MLTNPDQEQIRNLLEDTKTIAVVGLSDKPHRTSYQVSEAMQRAGYKIIPVNPAITDSLGEKAYQQLSDVEGPVDIVNVFRRSEFLLGIANEVAEMDVKALWAQQGVIHQDAPEILNDHKGLLIMDMCIKVAHSILSVK from the coding sequence ATGCTTACAAATCCAGATCAAGAGCAGATTCGAAACCTGTTGGAAGACACCAAAACGATCGCAGTTGTTGGTTTATCTGATAAGCCTCATCGTACATCTTATCAAGTTAGTGAAGCCATGCAGCGTGCTGGATATAAGATCATCCCCGTAAACCCTGCCATAACGGATTCTTTGGGGGAAAAAGCTTACCAGCAACTTAGTGATGTAGAAGGACCGGTTGATATCGTCAACGTGTTCAGAAGATCTGAATTCCTTCTGGGTATCGCGAATGAAGTGGCAGAAATGGATGTTAAAGCTTTATGGGCTCAACAAGGGGTTATCCATCAGGATGCCCCTGAAATTCTAAACGATCATAAAGGGCTGTTGATTATGGATATGTGTATTAAAGTGGCTCATTCAATTCTATCCGTTAAATGA